The following coding sequences are from one Leptospira mayottensis 200901116 window:
- the recO gene encoding DNA repair protein RecO — protein MSGNSPGALKKIRGIVLESRTIQEGDALIRLLPEIGQVENFRVRGIRKSKTRPIASVEPGSLSDLDYYHSKNKETYNVKEISLINRFDRAKSGYFATVLVSYLVELVSSFTPDGAEHPGEFRLLSGALEELEENGPSGLILPFFKLRLLVSGGFLSKELVCHSCGTELKKMISVILQTSPLELICGNCLHADRNDLSLVQWIQTFLMLRFRDLKERKISVENILDLDRICNEMLEPILRKRLKSALTLYDALGENLGKFF, from the coding sequence ATGTCTGGAAATTCTCCGGGAGCTTTAAAAAAAATACGCGGAATCGTTTTAGAGTCTAGAACAATTCAAGAAGGCGACGCGCTCATTCGTCTCCTTCCCGAGATAGGACAGGTGGAAAATTTTCGTGTTCGTGGAATTCGAAAAAGTAAAACTAGACCGATTGCGTCAGTGGAGCCCGGTTCCCTTTCCGATCTGGATTATTATCATTCCAAAAACAAAGAAACGTATAACGTTAAAGAGATTTCGCTTATCAATCGGTTTGACAGGGCTAAGTCAGGATATTTCGCGACGGTGCTCGTGTCGTATCTTGTGGAGCTAGTTTCCTCCTTTACTCCAGACGGAGCGGAGCATCCGGGCGAGTTTCGACTTCTTTCCGGGGCATTGGAGGAATTGGAGGAAAATGGTCCTTCCGGATTGATTCTTCCTTTTTTTAAATTACGCCTTCTCGTTTCTGGAGGTTTTCTTTCCAAGGAACTTGTTTGTCATTCTTGTGGAACGGAACTGAAAAAGATGATATCCGTCATTTTGCAGACTTCTCCTTTAGAGCTTATATGTGGAAATTGTCTTCATGCAGATAGGAACGATTTGAGTCTGGTGCAGTGGATACAAACGTTTTTGATGCTTCGATTTCGGGATTTAAAGGAAAGAAAAATATCCGTTGAAAACATCTTGGACCTGGACAGAATTTGCAATGAGATGCTCGAACCTATTTTGAGAAAGAGGTTGAAATCGGCGCTTACTCTCTACGATGCATTAGGAGAGAATCTTGGAAAATTTTTTTAA
- a CDS encoding PhoH family protein, which yields MDIIPRGNGFQIEGEFAKVEFALDFFKKIEANYRERPDRDFIDSFDFAYILKDAGKELRKKRARENEPERSTPWKPSDKILTTYRGKHIFPRTRNQEIYFRSFQENLITFALGPAGTGKTFLSVATACRFLQSGTIDKIILTRPAVEAGENLGFLPGDLNQKVDPYLRPVYDALNECIGPEKTQEYISLTKIEIAPVAFMRGRTLSNAFIILDEAQNCTLAQLKMIMTRLGRNSRMCISGDSTQIDLDHGRSGLEKVVTLFKNTDQIGMVFFGKEDITRHPLVEVIVRKFEEL from the coding sequence ATGGATATTATTCCGAGAGGAAACGGTTTCCAGATCGAGGGTGAATTTGCCAAGGTGGAATTCGCATTAGATTTTTTTAAAAAGATTGAAGCCAATTATCGCGAACGTCCGGACAGGGATTTTATCGATTCATTCGATTTTGCTTATATTCTTAAGGATGCAGGTAAGGAACTTCGCAAAAAGAGAGCGAGGGAAAACGAACCGGAACGAAGTACTCCCTGGAAACCGAGTGACAAAATTCTCACCACATATCGGGGGAAACATATTTTTCCTCGAACTAGAAATCAAGAAATTTACTTTAGATCCTTTCAAGAGAATTTGATCACGTTCGCACTTGGGCCTGCAGGAACGGGAAAGACTTTTCTTTCCGTTGCGACCGCTTGTAGATTTCTGCAGAGTGGTACCATTGACAAAATCATTCTCACAAGACCTGCGGTAGAGGCGGGGGAGAATTTGGGTTTTTTACCGGGAGATCTGAATCAAAAAGTGGATCCATATCTTCGCCCGGTCTACGATGCCCTTAACGAATGTATTGGGCCTGAAAAAACTCAAGAATATATTTCTCTTACCAAGATTGAAATAGCGCCTGTCGCTTTTATGCGAGGTAGAACTCTTTCCAATGCGTTTATCATTTTGGACGAAGCGCAGAATTGTACCTTAGCCCAACTGAAGATGATTATGACTCGTTTGGGACGCAATTCTAGAATGTGCATTTCCGGAGATTCCACTCAGATCGACTTAGACCACGGACGTTCGGGACTTGAAAAAGTGGTGACTTTATTCAAAAACACGGATCAAATCGGAATGGTGTTTTTCGGGAAAGAGGATATCACCAGACATCCGCTTGTGGAAGTGATCGTTCGTAAGTTCGAGGAGTTATAA
- a CDS encoding nicotinamide-nucleotide amidohydrolase family protein, giving the protein MSFPKIIIVSTGSELTAGRSQDTNSSWIANELYGMGFTVSKFVVLPDDPVVILEELRTLIELATSGTSILMVMTGGLGPTEDDYTLEVICRLKGVVTEESPVARQRIETFYKLRGRNFQDAMQTAIRQVSVPKGSIVLNNNVGIAPGFISSLSENVHLGCMPGVPGEMTEMFREEFAPWILKTYSSREFYSGFRFIWWMSESQFQKEFISREKAIEDGKAIWGVAAKRGYIRVSFQSDNRALVDELLRKLDTFYGTKSTSDVFEELPRMLIEKKITIGTAESCTGGLIAKTFTDVPGSSAYFYGGIISYDNSVKTGILRVKRNTLDEFGAVSGETAKEMAEGALDALGVDYSISVTGIAGPGGGTPQKKVGLVYFGIGQKNGETEIHEHYFPFPRSSFREFAAHTGIYLLYNRLKRFV; this is encoded by the coding sequence ATGTCTTTTCCTAAAATTATCATAGTATCTACGGGTTCGGAACTTACGGCAGGAAGAAGTCAGGATACAAATTCCTCCTGGATTGCAAACGAACTTTATGGGATGGGGTTCACTGTTTCCAAGTTTGTTGTTTTGCCTGACGATCCGGTCGTTATACTGGAAGAATTACGAACGTTAATTGAACTCGCTACGAGTGGAACTTCGATTCTTATGGTGATGACCGGAGGCCTTGGACCTACGGAGGACGATTATACTCTGGAAGTGATTTGTAGGTTAAAGGGGGTTGTCACCGAAGAAAGTCCGGTCGCAAGACAAAGAATAGAAACCTTTTATAAACTTCGTGGAAGAAATTTTCAGGACGCAATGCAAACTGCGATTCGACAAGTATCCGTTCCGAAAGGTTCTATCGTATTAAATAACAATGTCGGAATTGCACCGGGTTTTATCTCATCACTGTCAGAAAACGTGCATCTGGGTTGTATGCCCGGTGTTCCGGGAGAAATGACCGAAATGTTCCGCGAAGAGTTTGCTCCTTGGATTTTAAAGACATATTCGTCCCGAGAGTTCTACTCCGGATTTCGATTTATCTGGTGGATGAGTGAGTCACAATTTCAAAAAGAATTTATTTCCAGAGAAAAGGCGATAGAGGACGGAAAGGCAATCTGGGGAGTAGCGGCGAAAAGAGGATATATCCGTGTGAGCTTTCAGTCTGATAATCGTGCGTTGGTCGATGAGCTACTTCGAAAATTGGATACATTTTACGGGACCAAATCCACGTCGGACGTATTCGAGGAGCTTCCGAGGATGCTGATCGAAAAAAAGATCACGATAGGAACCGCGGAAAGTTGCACCGGAGGGTTGATTGCCAAAACATTCACCGATGTACCCGGGTCCTCGGCGTATTTTTACGGAGGAATAATTTCCTACGATAACAGCGTAAAGACGGGAATACTTAGGGTCAAACGGAACACTTTGGACGAATTCGGAGCGGTAAGCGGAGAAACCGCTAAAGAAATGGCGGAAGGAGCGTTAGACGCTCTTGGGGTCGATTATTCGATTAGCGTCACCGGAATTGCAGGACCAGGAGGGGGGACCCCGCAGAAAAAAGTGGGGCTCGTCTATTTTGGAATTGGACAGAAAAATGGAGAGACTGAAATTCACGAACATTACTTTCCGTTTCCGAGAAGTTCTTTCCGAGAGTTTGCCGCTCATACTGGAATTTATTTATTATACAATCGTTTGAAGAGGTTTGTATGA
- a CDS encoding LIC_12097 family sensor histidine kinase — MSSLQENLLERAGELQSILDGITEPLVLIDPGFRIRRVNRSTLEFSGQSSFSSIIGKKCYEVLYNRSDVCPYCPMKEMQPEEENFNQYFEYPKSDVNREIFHSVRGQKETLYLDFYPIEKDNIIGSVLEKVSNITRIREKEEENLRIRNLASLGIFISGVAHELNNPLTGMSLTLQSLLNNLTSIDPEFFRKRLDMMKEDLTRAAMIVTDIISFAKPDRLMTTTVDIYETIQKAKENVIWVYPVLSKNIAWEILCEPGTTFQFNPVKMERLFINLFKNSLQAFDYGEGKIRVEVRKTRNMVHIIVEDNAGGIPDNLIDKIFSPFFTKNKTGIGTGLGLSICHSIVREHSGELSVKSFEKKTRFRVSLPLTQNHGYSS; from the coding sequence ATGTCCTCGTTGCAGGAAAATCTCTTAGAAAGAGCGGGTGAACTTCAATCCATCTTGGATGGGATTACCGAACCGTTGGTATTGATTGATCCGGGATTTCGTATACGCAGAGTAAACCGATCCACACTGGAATTTTCCGGGCAGTCTTCGTTCTCTTCCATCATAGGCAAAAAATGTTACGAAGTTCTCTACAACCGAAGCGATGTTTGTCCTTATTGTCCGATGAAAGAGATGCAACCGGAGGAAGAGAACTTCAATCAATACTTTGAGTATCCCAAATCGGATGTAAACCGAGAAATTTTCCATTCCGTCAGAGGCCAAAAAGAAACTCTCTATCTGGACTTTTATCCGATCGAAAAAGATAATATCATTGGTTCTGTTCTCGAAAAGGTAAGTAATATCACTCGAATCAGAGAAAAGGAAGAAGAGAATTTAAGAATCCGCAATCTGGCCTCTTTGGGAATTTTTATTTCCGGAGTCGCGCACGAACTCAACAACCCACTTACCGGAATGAGTTTAACTCTTCAAAGTCTTTTGAACAACCTAACTTCGATCGATCCCGAGTTTTTCCGGAAACGTTTGGATATGATGAAAGAAGATTTAACTCGCGCCGCGATGATCGTAACAGATATCATCAGTTTTGCCAAACCAGATCGTTTGATGACTACGACCGTAGACATATACGAAACGATTCAAAAAGCAAAGGAAAACGTAATCTGGGTGTATCCCGTTCTTTCCAAAAATATCGCCTGGGAAATTCTCTGCGAACCCGGAACCACATTTCAATTTAATCCGGTGAAGATGGAACGTCTTTTTATCAATTTATTTAAGAATTCCCTACAAGCCTTCGACTACGGGGAAGGAAAAATCCGTGTGGAAGTCCGTAAAACGAGAAATATGGTACATATCATCGTGGAAGACAACGCAGGAGGAATCCCTGATAATTTAATTGATAAGATCTTCTCCCCTTTCTTTACAAAAAATAAAACCGGAATCGGAACCGGGCTCGGACTTTCTATTTGCCATTCCATCGTTAGGGAACACAGCGGAGAATTATCGGTTAAGTCTTTCGAAAAAAAAACCAGATTTCGAGTCTCCCTCCCTCTCACACAAAATCACGGATATTCTTCCTGA
- the ybeY gene encoding rRNA maturation RNase YbeY, which translates to MKEINRLRRGKDKTTDVLSFPLEFGSSPLQNVLQKRRGFDSNSLPPIALGEIVISVDTLEKQAIEIGHSVKDEFYRLLVHGFLHLLGYDHERGKEEERIMKLKEDECLEILREL; encoded by the coding sequence ATGAAGGAAATCAATCGTTTGCGTCGTGGAAAGGACAAAACGACGGATGTACTTTCTTTTCCTTTGGAGTTTGGTAGTTCACCTTTACAAAACGTTCTTCAAAAACGAAGGGGTTTTGATTCGAATTCATTACCTCCAATTGCGTTAGGCGAAATTGTAATTTCCGTAGACACTCTTGAAAAACAAGCCATAGAAATCGGACATTCTGTTAAGGACGAGTTTTATCGTCTCCTGGTTCACGGCTTTTTACATCTCCTCGGTTATGATCACGAACGTGGAAAGGAAGAAGAACGAATCATGAAATTAAAGGAGGATGAATGTCTGGAAATTCTCCGGGAGCTTTAA
- a CDS encoding response regulator transcription factor, with translation MYRILIVEDIHSIREAIKDLLSGKYKIFDAENYDEAIRILKSEEIDLVITDIRMPGKTGLDLIKTIQHEFPYVLYTLMTAYNINDYINFAHKYGIWNIIPKYSFLDIKLISIMVHKLLTKDIFGVEKYFGPEFVIQESKEEDKDFSVPNPNGIVFKRIYSDEQRNFLCNRIAKFLVEKGAPNAINQILEELTSNAMIRAPRDSKGNYKYQYELPSRDLVIPLENIQLAESDFFEIGYGIAENTFIIVIRDHFGSLDKKEILKRLDRHITVDESTGFPPGLADSHGRGLYICREISDQLIFNIKKEKKTEIIALLDKQGNKSYKSLSIYEV, from the coding sequence ATGTATCGCATTCTTATCGTTGAAGATATTCATTCAATCCGGGAAGCGATTAAGGATTTACTTTCTGGAAAATATAAAATTTTCGACGCGGAGAATTACGACGAAGCGATTCGTATATTAAAAAGCGAAGAGATTGACCTGGTCATTACCGATATTCGAATGCCCGGTAAAACCGGTTTGGATTTGATCAAAACGATCCAACACGAATTTCCTTACGTTCTTTATACGTTGATGACGGCTTACAATATCAACGACTATATCAATTTCGCGCACAAATACGGTATCTGGAATATCATTCCCAAATATTCTTTCTTGGATATCAAGTTGATCTCCATAATGGTTCATAAACTTCTCACCAAAGACATTTTCGGAGTGGAGAAATATTTTGGACCGGAATTCGTCATTCAGGAATCCAAAGAAGAAGATAAGGATTTTTCAGTTCCTAATCCAAACGGAATTGTTTTCAAAAGAATTTACTCGGACGAACAAAGAAATTTTCTCTGTAATCGAATCGCTAAGTTTCTCGTGGAAAAAGGAGCACCAAACGCGATCAATCAAATCCTGGAAGAGCTTACCTCCAATGCAATGATCCGTGCACCGAGAGATTCCAAAGGAAATTATAAATATCAGTACGAACTTCCTTCTCGAGATCTTGTTATCCCCTTAGAAAACATTCAACTTGCGGAATCCGATTTTTTCGAGATCGGCTACGGAATCGCTGAGAACACCTTCATCATCGTGATTCGAGATCATTTCGGTTCTTTAGATAAAAAAGAAATCTTAAAACGCCTGGACCGCCACATCACCGTAGACGAATCTACGGGATTTCCACCGGGGCTTGCGGACTCACACGGCAGAGGTTTATATATCTGTCGGGAAATTTCAGACCAATTGATTTTTAACATTAAAAAAGAGAAAAAAACCGAAATTATCGCCCTTCTCGATAAACAAGGTAATAAAAGTTATAAGTCTCTTTCAATTTACGAAGTTTGA
- the argS gene encoding arginine--tRNA ligase — protein MKENETLKQIVLKSLEEGVDSLITSFPDVEKGMLRIKIEYSRDEKFGDYSTSFSLENSKLLKRNPIQVSKDLVEILQKRTDLFEKVDFTPPGFVNFRISSSYLLGYIERSILSGNYFPKVERPLKINLEFVSANPTGPLNIVSARAAANGDAMASLLKAIGHNVDKEFYINDYGNQVFLLGVSTLVRIREIKGESSSQQETDDTTPIDTILEKNILPAEGYRGEYIKDIANALLKDPKKSSKIETLLKEKKYHELAELCSIWTVENNLDWQRKDLDSFGVEFDSYFRERTLHESDKVLAVMKDLEKAGKIFEEDGKKIFRSTEYGDDKDRVVVRDDGRPTYLLADIAYHKDKIERGYEKIYDIWGPDHHGYIARLAGAVQSLGYKKENFKVIISQQVNLLESGQKVKMSKRAGSFQTMSDLIGFLGKHGKDVGRYFFVMRSLDAPLDFDLDLAQDQSDKNPVFYLQYAHARICSIFREVGTESSAEAAKSLEMSEERKRFLFWIARFPEEIFDSANSMEPHRVTNYLQSFAKAFTGFYLGKNNRLKDAPSEVRLGLARICLAAKNVLAEGLGLIGVSAPEKMEKES, from the coding sequence ATGAAAGAAAATGAAACGCTCAAACAAATCGTATTAAAATCATTGGAAGAAGGAGTGGATTCCTTAATTACCTCGTTTCCTGATGTGGAAAAAGGTATGCTCCGAATAAAAATCGAATATTCCAGAGATGAAAAATTTGGAGATTATTCCACCTCATTTTCATTAGAAAATTCTAAATTACTAAAAAGGAATCCGATTCAAGTATCGAAAGATCTAGTGGAGATCTTGCAAAAACGAACTGATCTTTTCGAAAAAGTGGATTTTACCCCCCCCGGCTTCGTAAATTTCAGAATTTCCTCATCGTATCTTTTGGGATACATAGAAAGGTCCATTCTTTCTGGAAATTATTTTCCAAAAGTGGAACGTCCTCTCAAGATTAACTTGGAGTTCGTATCCGCAAATCCAACAGGTCCGCTTAACATAGTTTCCGCACGGGCCGCGGCAAACGGAGACGCGATGGCTTCTCTTTTAAAGGCGATCGGTCATAATGTGGACAAGGAATTTTACATCAACGATTACGGAAATCAGGTTTTTTTACTTGGAGTTTCGACTTTGGTTCGGATCCGAGAAATAAAGGGAGAATCCAGCTCCCAGCAGGAAACGGACGATACTACACCGATAGATACGATTTTAGAGAAGAATATATTACCGGCCGAGGGTTATCGAGGCGAGTATATAAAGGATATTGCAAATGCTCTTTTAAAAGATCCAAAAAAGTCCTCTAAGATCGAAACGTTATTAAAGGAAAAAAAATACCATGAACTCGCGGAGCTTTGTTCCATCTGGACGGTGGAAAACAATCTTGATTGGCAAAGAAAGGATTTAGACTCGTTCGGAGTTGAATTCGACAGTTATTTCCGTGAACGAACGCTTCACGAATCGGACAAGGTTCTTGCGGTGATGAAAGATTTGGAAAAGGCCGGAAAGATCTTTGAAGAAGATGGAAAAAAAATATTTCGATCTACGGAATACGGAGACGACAAGGATCGGGTCGTAGTTCGAGACGATGGAAGGCCAACGTATCTTTTAGCGGATATTGCTTATCATAAGGATAAGATCGAGCGTGGATACGAAAAAATCTACGATATCTGGGGACCGGATCATCATGGTTATATCGCAAGACTTGCTGGAGCGGTACAATCACTGGGATATAAAAAAGAGAATTTTAAAGTGATAATCTCTCAACAAGTCAATCTACTCGAATCGGGACAGAAGGTAAAGATGAGTAAACGTGCTGGCTCCTTTCAAACGATGAGTGATCTTATCGGGTTTTTGGGAAAACACGGTAAAGACGTAGGACGTTATTTTTTCGTAATGCGTTCCCTGGACGCACCTCTCGATTTTGATTTGGATCTGGCACAGGACCAGTCGGATAAAAATCCGGTTTTTTATCTGCAATATGCTCATGCAAGAATCTGTTCCATCTTTCGAGAGGTGGGAACGGAAAGTTCCGCCGAAGCGGCTAAATCTTTGGAAATGTCCGAAGAGCGAAAAAGGTTTTTATTTTGGATCGCAAGGTTTCCTGAGGAAATATTCGATTCTGCAAATTCGATGGAACCACATCGTGTTACTAATTATCTACAAAGTTTTGCGAAGGCCTTTACGGGCTTTTATTTAGGAAAGAACAATAGACTGAAAGACGCACCTTCTGAGGTGCGCCTTGGACTCGCAAGAATTTGTCTTGCGGCCAAGAACGTGCTTGCGGAAGGACTCGGGTTAATCGGCGTTTCCGCTCCAGAAAAAATGGAAAAGGAAAGCTGA
- a CDS encoding HD family phosphohydrolase: MPSPGEQVESAMAWITDTLTRVRPILFVRRFQVVLVVITLLMVTWMLAIPFFGQDKMDLSPDGLYSEGKTAPEKIISVKEIVYEDEDKTKAKKLTAYQSAPFVFDRDYATLQDQINNAIQEDMENFRSFKPSMEEKVYSELLNTVPRWRNRSKEEIELLYKTPGKGKLKDLVQQYSNLVFSSFCILRDLPPDYAALKNSGGRVRNQGIKEQVSNLEGAYIIPRSYLYRDPNTVNILNRMAEEKLSRMDAAVLPIVQKISLSYIYSNPSCSYNAEETLSAKQFAADRAEPVNSRILAGEVIVKSGEIITPEIFKKLQIVNTYATRANIASIVSILLIQTVFVVIIYIFLKKYNPKRLNDVSSNVIVFSLIWFLVLSCTVASKIYFNFETKYDSIFYFALFVPVGVVCLIVSFIYDEQLSIAIGFYLSFFVFMASHYNPTSFMLGFVSCIVSASYGRNLKKRIDFIKAGLYISGVQIVIASSGYLFDSRNYWVAIPSGSWIKDLFESNIFKLYVLCLINGFACSTAAQFLLPIYEYLFNVPTRFKLMELADTGHPLLQDLLTKAPSTYTHTFLVAALSERACQNLGLDWLLTRVGVYFHDIGKIPNAGFFVENQHLIPKKENIDKNNPALAAKIVIDHVLDGIEMAKKARLPREVIDFIPEHHGTSTMAFFYHKALSELSPTQKKKLKKQDFQYPGPKPQRKETAIVMIADSLEAASRSLEEITPESLDNLITKIIGIKLAENQLDECGLTLGDLEVIKASFKEVLLSSLHSRPKYPSMEATKALEKKNALNSMNGYKQTKAASGRTT; encoded by the coding sequence ATGCCCAGTCCGGGAGAACAAGTAGAGTCCGCTATGGCTTGGATTACGGACACTCTTACAAGGGTTCGTCCGATTCTATTTGTTCGAAGATTTCAGGTCGTTTTGGTGGTTATTACTCTTTTGATGGTAACCTGGATGCTCGCCATTCCGTTTTTCGGTCAGGATAAAATGGATCTTTCTCCGGATGGATTATATTCGGAAGGTAAGACCGCGCCGGAAAAAATCATTTCCGTCAAAGAAATCGTATACGAAGACGAGGATAAGACCAAAGCTAAAAAACTAACCGCGTACCAATCTGCTCCTTTTGTTTTCGACCGCGATTACGCGACCTTACAAGATCAAATCAACAACGCTATTCAGGAAGATATGGAGAACTTCCGTTCCTTCAAGCCGAGTATGGAAGAAAAAGTGTATTCCGAACTTTTAAACACCGTTCCACGATGGAGGAACCGATCGAAGGAAGAAATCGAGCTTTTATACAAAACTCCTGGCAAGGGAAAACTTAAGGATCTAGTTCAACAATACTCTAATTTAGTATTTTCTTCTTTTTGCATATTGCGCGATTTACCTCCGGATTACGCAGCCTTAAAAAATTCGGGTGGCCGGGTTCGAAATCAGGGAATCAAGGAGCAGGTTTCTAATTTGGAGGGGGCCTATATCATCCCGAGGTCGTATTTGTATCGGGATCCTAATACCGTAAATATTCTCAATCGGATGGCGGAGGAAAAACTTTCCCGTATGGATGCGGCGGTGCTTCCGATCGTCCAAAAAATTTCTCTAAGTTATATTTATTCCAATCCTTCTTGTTCGTATAACGCGGAGGAAACTCTCTCAGCCAAACAGTTTGCGGCCGACCGGGCCGAACCGGTCAATTCCAGGATTCTTGCGGGAGAAGTGATCGTTAAGTCCGGAGAGATCATAACTCCTGAAATATTCAAAAAATTGCAGATTGTAAACACCTACGCCACACGGGCGAACATCGCGTCTATCGTTTCTATTTTGCTTATTCAGACCGTCTTTGTGGTGATCATTTATATTTTTCTTAAAAAATATAATCCGAAACGATTGAACGACGTTTCGAGTAACGTAATTGTATTTTCCCTTATCTGGTTTTTGGTTTTAAGCTGTACGGTTGCTTCTAAGATCTATTTCAATTTTGAAACCAAATACGATTCCATCTTTTACTTCGCCTTGTTTGTTCCGGTGGGAGTGGTCTGTTTGATCGTCAGCTTTATCTACGACGAACAACTTTCTATCGCGATCGGATTTTACCTTTCCTTTTTCGTATTTATGGCCTCGCATTACAATCCGACTTCGTTTATGCTCGGATTCGTCTCTTGTATCGTTTCTGCGAGTTATGGAAGAAATCTAAAAAAACGAATCGACTTTATCAAAGCGGGTTTGTATATATCCGGAGTTCAGATTGTCATAGCTTCCAGCGGTTATTTGTTTGATTCTCGTAACTATTGGGTAGCGATTCCGAGCGGATCTTGGATCAAGGATTTGTTCGAGTCGAACATATTCAAATTATATGTTCTTTGTCTGATTAACGGATTCGCTTGTTCCACCGCGGCGCAGTTTCTGCTTCCGATTTATGAATATCTATTCAACGTTCCGACTCGTTTTAAACTGATGGAGCTTGCGGACACTGGTCACCCTTTATTGCAGGATCTTTTGACCAAAGCACCTTCCACGTATACACATACGTTTTTAGTTGCGGCTCTTTCGGAACGCGCCTGTCAAAATCTGGGTTTGGATTGGCTTTTGACAAGAGTGGGTGTATATTTTCACGACATCGGTAAAATCCCAAATGCCGGGTTCTTTGTGGAAAATCAACATTTGATTCCGAAAAAAGAGAATATCGACAAAAACAATCCAGCACTCGCGGCCAAGATCGTCATTGATCATGTGTTAGACGGAATCGAAATGGCGAAGAAAGCCAGACTTCCGAGAGAAGTCATTGACTTCATTCCCGAACACCATGGAACTTCGACGATGGCGTTTTTTTATCACAAGGCATTGTCCGAACTTTCTCCGACTCAGAAAAAGAAACTGAAAAAACAAGACTTTCAGTATCCCGGTCCTAAACCTCAGAGAAAGGAAACTGCTATTGTCATGATTGCGGATTCTCTCGAAGCGGCGTCTCGTTCGTTGGAGGAGATTACTCCCGAGTCTTTGGACAACCTCATCACCAAAATTATTGGGATCAAGCTCGCCGAGAATCAATTGGACGAATGTGGGCTTACATTGGGCGATCTGGAAGTAATCAAAGCTTCATTTAAGGAAGTGTTATTGTCTAGTCTTCATTCCAGACCGAAATATCCGAGTATGGAAGCCACCAAAGCATTAGAAAAAAAGAATGCGTTAAATTCCATGAATGGATACAAGCAGACCAAGGCCGCTTCGGGGAGAACAACCTGA